A window of the Cucurbita pepo subsp. pepo cultivar mu-cu-16 chromosome LG01, ASM280686v2, whole genome shotgun sequence genome harbors these coding sequences:
- the LOC111808530 gene encoding uncharacterized protein LOC111808530 isoform X1, with protein MAANQRRKKLSSASVVSHSTRDSYRVRKKNFALPHSDANLRSHITLVWDGSKRRVVSKREQVGISWRKLRPFLDSVSNKHSILADVFDVPREIFELKNLSEVLSLEVWQTHLSENERNDLRRFLPEEQENETDVMEALFSGDNFHFGNSLVKWESSLCSGALHPDAVLQDEQCLMTAKKSYSCELQKYHNNMIEYLQKLKDRCANCKDPEKEIIHPTWRLCSREYKQKRCRTSSTPIDDMLNVGTRPEVKLQKRNIQCSDGSKYMSYFKISKKQLDLVKNMKQSGSLDQVLGDMEAFNVQPYEVFVEEERKKLHEHWVQLSKVHLPVAYANWRETRLQRRKVTKALEQDLNDRQKLLMDVDTESHDSMLRDQMDTEETDQMDREETRNEPIEKSISGSQSCQSSKQVNGGLETYRNSDSENHDTPNSGDAHLEESGISRNRNAIECSASQGESLHSIGDVHPEPSMPKNYHSSATSHDYATSISVLSLANSHADEERKTNVFNVEPDMPARGIAKSLLPRQSDDGSSVKSGLHGLDIGKILLPRQLDNGTFVERDSHGRDIGNILLHSGSDDSTFCSYGNQGKVIGKHMLHRHSDNDTLSYENQGKDELLHSVFNRRGVAAPLSFHREERHSGLDFQPSNHDLIEENRYSRHFQEQPDLSVPLQQRRKEDKQVYLQHGVPENIYPEGNKYIIPTQQQLPSSVMQDWTVNSVPMSTHIHSHTMNAGSLLGDNWFPGEHQVRGGFTTGSDGVIVPNQNIGSGNSSTDQTLFSVLSQGSQFCSPFHSMGSNRQFISPRNHGMLHEGNPMIGNVLPKVSNSLDYLGGHEIPSQGMNWVGMRHQNSNLTDPMEKPYLRSWNQ; from the exons ATGGCGGCCAATCAACggagaaaaaaattgagttctgCCAGTGTAGTCAGTCACAGTACGAGGGATTCATATAGAgttagaaaaaagaattttgcaTTGCCGCACAGtgatgcaaacttgagatcccATATTACTCTGGTATGGGATGGGAGTAAAAGAAGAGTTGTTTCTAAAAGGGAACAAGTTGGCATAAGTTGGAGAAAATTAAGACCATTTCTTGATTCAGTTTCCAATAAACACAGTATCTTAGCTGACGTTTTTGATGTTCCTCGTGAGATTTTTGAGTTGAAAAATTTATCAGAAGTCCTTTCACTTGAG GTTTGGCAGACACATCTTtcagaaaatgagagaaacgATCTGAGGAGGTTTCTTcctgaagaacaagaaaatgaaactgATGTGATGGAAGCATTGTTTTCTGGGGATAATTTTCACTTTGGAAATTCCCTTGTTAAATG GGAGTCTTCACTTTGCTCTGGTGCCCTGCACCCCGATGCAGTTCTTCAAGATGAACAGTGTTTAATGACAGCTAAAAAGTCGTATTCCTGTGAGTTACAGAAGTATCATAACAA TATGATTGAATATCTGCAGAAACTGAAGGATCGATGTGCAAACTGCAAAGATCCAGAGAAGGAAATCATACATCCAACATGGAg GTTGTGCAGTCGAGAATACAAGCAAAAAAGATGCAGAACTTCATCAACTCCTATAGATGATATGCTTAATGTGGGAACTAGACCTGAGGTCAAGCTACAAAAGCGCAACATCCAGTGTAGTGATGGTTCCAAATATATGTCATATTTCAAG ATTAGCAAGAAGCAGCTTGACCTCGTGAAGAACATGAAGCAATCTGGATCCCTTGACCAAGTTTTAGGTGACATGGAAGCTTTTAATGTACAACCATATGAAGTATTTGTAGAGGAAGAACGAAAGAAGTTGCATGAGCACTG GGTGCAATTATCAAAAGTTCATCTCCCAGTTGCATATGCAAATTGGAGAGAGACTCGTTTACAGAGACGGAAAGTAACCAAGGCCTTGGAGCAAGATCTGAACGACAGGCAAAAATTGCTGATG GATGTGGACACTGAAAGCCATGATAGCATGCTTCGAGACCAAATGGATACTGAAGAAACAGATCAAATGGATAGGGAAGAAACAAGGAATGAACCTATTGAAAAATCAATTTCTGGTTCCCAAAGTTGTCAATCCTCAAAGCAGGTCAATGGTGGGCTGGAGACCTACAGAAATTCTGATTCTGAAAACCACGACACCCCAAATTCTGGTGATGCTCATCTTGAAGAATCTGGAATATCAAGAAACAGGAATGCTATAGAATGCTCAGCCAGTCAGGGAGAGTCCTTACATTCTATTGGTGATGTTCACCCAGAACCAAGCATGCCAAAGAATTACCACAGCTCTGCTACCAGCCATGATTATGCAACATCTATTAGTGTTTTGTCTCTTGCAAATTCTCATGCTGATGAAGAGCGAAAAACAAACGTTTTCAATGTTGAACCTGACATGCCTGCCAGAGGTATTGCTAAAAGTTTGTTGCCAAGACAATCAGATGACGGCTCTTCTGTGAAATCTGGCTTACATGGTCTGGATATTGGGAAAATTTTGTTGCCTAGACAATTGGATAATGGCACTTTTGTGGAACGTGATTCGCATGGCCGAGATAttggaaatattttgttacatAGCGGATCAGACGATAGCACCTTTTGTTCTTATGGAAACCAAGGTAAAGTTATTGGAAAACATATGTTACATAGACATTCTGACAATGACACCCTTAGTTATGAAAATCAAGGTAAGGATGAGTTACTTCATTCCGTGTTTAACAGACGGGGAGTAGCAGCTCCTCTGTCCTTCCATCGTGAGGAGAGGCACTCGGGTTTAGATTTCCAGCCATCGAACCACGACTTGATAGAAGAGAATCGATATTCTAGACATTTCCAGGAGCAACCAGATTTATCCGTGCCTTTGCagcaaagaagaaaggaagacaAGCAAGTTTACTTGCAACATGGTGTTCCTGAAAACATTTATCCTGAAGGCAACAAGTATATAATCCCAACACAGCAACAGTTACCCTCATCTGTAATGCAGGACTGGACGGTGAACTCGGTTCCCATGTCTACTCATATCCATTCTCATACCATGAATGCTGGAAGTTTATTAGGCGATAATTGGTTTCCGGGAGAGCATCAAGTCCGTGGAGGGTTTACTACGGGGTCAGATGGTGTCATAGTCCCAAATCAGAATATTGGCAGTGGAAACAGCAGCACAGATCAAACCTTATTCAGTGTTCTATCTCAAGGTAGTCAATTCTGTTCCCCTTTTCATTCAATGGGCTCGAACAGACAATTCATTTCCCCAAGGAACCATGGAATGTTGCACGAAGGAAATCCCATGATCGGTAACGTTCTACCAAAAGTATCAAACTCACTCGACTACTTGGGAGGGCATGAAATACCATCCCAGGGTATGAACTGGGTAGGCATGAGGCATCAGAATTCCAATTTGACTGATCCAATGGAGAAACCATACTTGAGATCATGGAATCAATGA
- the LOC111808530 gene encoding uncharacterized protein LOC111808530 isoform X2, translated as MAANQRRKKLSSASVVSHSTRDSYRVRKKNFALPHSDANLRSHITLVWDGSKRRVVSKREQVGISWRKLRPFLDSVSNKHSILADVFDVPREIFELKNLSEVLSLEVWQTHLSENERNDLRRFLPEEQENETDVMEALFSGDNFHFGNSLVKWESSLCSGALHPDAVLQDEQCLMTAKKSYSCELQKYHNNMIEYLQKLKDRCANCKDPEKEIIHPTWRLCSREYKQKRCRTSSTPIDDMLNVGTRPEVKLQKRNIQCSDGSKYMSYFKISKKQLDLVKNMKQSGSLDQVLGDMEAFNVQPYEVFVEEERKKLHEHWVQLSKVHLPVAYANWRETRLQRRKVTKALEQDLNDRQKLLMDVDTESHDSMLRDQMDTEETDQMDREETRNEPIEKSISGSQSCQSSKQVNGGLETYRNSDSENHDTPNSGDAHLEESGISRNRNAIECSASQGESLHSIGDVHPEPSMPKNYHSSATSHDYATSISVLSLANSHADEERKTNVFNVEPDMPARGIAKSLLPRQSDDGSSVKSGLHGLDIGKILLPRQLDNGTFVERDSHGRDIGNILLHSGSDDSTFCSYGNQDGE; from the exons ATGGCGGCCAATCAACggagaaaaaaattgagttctgCCAGTGTAGTCAGTCACAGTACGAGGGATTCATATAGAgttagaaaaaagaattttgcaTTGCCGCACAGtgatgcaaacttgagatcccATATTACTCTGGTATGGGATGGGAGTAAAAGAAGAGTTGTTTCTAAAAGGGAACAAGTTGGCATAAGTTGGAGAAAATTAAGACCATTTCTTGATTCAGTTTCCAATAAACACAGTATCTTAGCTGACGTTTTTGATGTTCCTCGTGAGATTTTTGAGTTGAAAAATTTATCAGAAGTCCTTTCACTTGAG GTTTGGCAGACACATCTTtcagaaaatgagagaaacgATCTGAGGAGGTTTCTTcctgaagaacaagaaaatgaaactgATGTGATGGAAGCATTGTTTTCTGGGGATAATTTTCACTTTGGAAATTCCCTTGTTAAATG GGAGTCTTCACTTTGCTCTGGTGCCCTGCACCCCGATGCAGTTCTTCAAGATGAACAGTGTTTAATGACAGCTAAAAAGTCGTATTCCTGTGAGTTACAGAAGTATCATAACAA TATGATTGAATATCTGCAGAAACTGAAGGATCGATGTGCAAACTGCAAAGATCCAGAGAAGGAAATCATACATCCAACATGGAg GTTGTGCAGTCGAGAATACAAGCAAAAAAGATGCAGAACTTCATCAACTCCTATAGATGATATGCTTAATGTGGGAACTAGACCTGAGGTCAAGCTACAAAAGCGCAACATCCAGTGTAGTGATGGTTCCAAATATATGTCATATTTCAAG ATTAGCAAGAAGCAGCTTGACCTCGTGAAGAACATGAAGCAATCTGGATCCCTTGACCAAGTTTTAGGTGACATGGAAGCTTTTAATGTACAACCATATGAAGTATTTGTAGAGGAAGAACGAAAGAAGTTGCATGAGCACTG GGTGCAATTATCAAAAGTTCATCTCCCAGTTGCATATGCAAATTGGAGAGAGACTCGTTTACAGAGACGGAAAGTAACCAAGGCCTTGGAGCAAGATCTGAACGACAGGCAAAAATTGCTGATG GATGTGGACACTGAAAGCCATGATAGCATGCTTCGAGACCAAATGGATACTGAAGAAACAGATCAAATGGATAGGGAAGAAACAAGGAATGAACCTATTGAAAAATCAATTTCTGGTTCCCAAAGTTGTCAATCCTCAAAGCAGGTCAATGGTGGGCTGGAGACCTACAGAAATTCTGATTCTGAAAACCACGACACCCCAAATTCTGGTGATGCTCATCTTGAAGAATCTGGAATATCAAGAAACAGGAATGCTATAGAATGCTCAGCCAGTCAGGGAGAGTCCTTACATTCTATTGGTGATGTTCACCCAGAACCAAGCATGCCAAAGAATTACCACAGCTCTGCTACCAGCCATGATTATGCAACATCTATTAGTGTTTTGTCTCTTGCAAATTCTCATGCTGATGAAGAGCGAAAAACAAACGTTTTCAATGTTGAACCTGACATGCCTGCCAGAGGTATTGCTAAAAGTTTGTTGCCAAGACAATCAGATGACGGCTCTTCTGTGAAATCTGGCTTACATGGTCTGGATATTGGGAAAATTTTGTTGCCTAGACAATTGGATAATGGCACTTTTGTGGAACGTGATTCGCATGGCCGAGATAttggaaatattttgttacatAGCGGATCAGACGATAGCACCTTTTGTTCTTATGGAAACCAAG ACGGGGAGTAG
- the LOC111782025 gene encoding rRNA-processing protein UTP23 homolog isoform X1 codes for MRFKKQKRHRKAVRFYTTCFGFREPFKVLCDGTFVHHLLSNQILPADAALAKVLGGRVKVFTTRCVLLELKALGPSYSKAFEAASNLSTARCDHEIRKHAVTCIMEVIGKSNAEHFFVATQDTDLKKQLQEIPGVPLIFGLRNALFMEQPTALERQFVKSSEEKRSHISEVELNLLRKVTKDDEEETEKTNEDGDLVDKISEMQVLEKKKKKKGNLNDLKDRPQFKRKKTKGPNPLSCLKKKKKVDPNQHPVSEKKADDNTTKRTRKRKRARKAKTTAETGAP; via the exons ATGAGATTCAAAAAGCAAAAGCGTCATCGGAAAGCTGTGAGATTCTACACTACATGTTTTGGATTCAGGGAGCCGTTTAAAGTCTTGTGTGACGGAACTTTTGTCCACCatcttctctccaatcaaatATTGCCGGCCGATGCTGCCCTTGCTAAAGTTCTTGGTGGCCGAGTCAAGGTTTTCACCACTAG ATGTGTACTCTTAGAATTGAAGGCCCTTGGTCCATCCTACTCTAAAGCTTTTGAGGCAGCTAGTAATCTGTCTACTGCAAG ATGTGACCATGAGATAAGAAAGCATGCTGTGACATGTATCATGGAGGTGATTGGTAAATCAAATGCGGAGCATTTTTTTGTTGCCACCCAAGATACTGATCTTAAGAAGCAGCTTCAAGag ATACCTGGGGTCCCACTTATATTTGGTTTGAGAAATGCACTTTTCATGGAGCAACCAACTGCCTTGGAACGCCAATTTGTTAAATCTTCGGAAGAAAAAAGATCGCATATTTCTGAGGTCGAACTTAATTTGTTACGGAAAGTAACGAAGGACGACGAAGAGGAAACTGAGAAAACTAACGAAGATGGAGATCTGGTAGACAAAATTTCAGAGATGCAGgttttggaaaagaaaaagaaaaagaaaggaaatttaaatgatttgaaGGATAGACCTCAATttaagagaaagaaaacaaag GGTCCAAACCCTCTTTCGTgtctgaagaagaagaaaaaggtcGATCCAAACCAACATCCAGTTTCAGAGAAG AAGGCTGATGATAATACTACTAAAAGGACTCGTAAACGAAAACGGGCACGAAAGGCCAAAACAACTGCAGAGACGGGAGCGCCATAG
- the LOC111782025 gene encoding rRNA-processing protein UTP23 homolog isoform X2: MRFKKQKRHRKAVRFYTTCFGFREPFKVLCDGTFVHHLLSNQILPADAALAKVLGGRVKVFTTRCVLLELKALGPSYSKAFEAASNLSTARCDHEIRKHAVTCIMEVIGKSNAEHFFVATQDTDLKKQLQEIPGVPLIFGLRNALFMEQPTALERQFVKSSEEKRSHISEVELNLLRKVTKDDEEETEKTNEDGDLVDKISEMQVLEKKKKKKGNLNDLKDRPQFKRKKTKGPNPLSCLKKKKKVDPNQHPVSEKADDNTTKRTRKRKRARKAKTTAETGAP, from the exons ATGAGATTCAAAAAGCAAAAGCGTCATCGGAAAGCTGTGAGATTCTACACTACATGTTTTGGATTCAGGGAGCCGTTTAAAGTCTTGTGTGACGGAACTTTTGTCCACCatcttctctccaatcaaatATTGCCGGCCGATGCTGCCCTTGCTAAAGTTCTTGGTGGCCGAGTCAAGGTTTTCACCACTAG ATGTGTACTCTTAGAATTGAAGGCCCTTGGTCCATCCTACTCTAAAGCTTTTGAGGCAGCTAGTAATCTGTCTACTGCAAG ATGTGACCATGAGATAAGAAAGCATGCTGTGACATGTATCATGGAGGTGATTGGTAAATCAAATGCGGAGCATTTTTTTGTTGCCACCCAAGATACTGATCTTAAGAAGCAGCTTCAAGag ATACCTGGGGTCCCACTTATATTTGGTTTGAGAAATGCACTTTTCATGGAGCAACCAACTGCCTTGGAACGCCAATTTGTTAAATCTTCGGAAGAAAAAAGATCGCATATTTCTGAGGTCGAACTTAATTTGTTACGGAAAGTAACGAAGGACGACGAAGAGGAAACTGAGAAAACTAACGAAGATGGAGATCTGGTAGACAAAATTTCAGAGATGCAGgttttggaaaagaaaaagaaaaagaaaggaaatttaaatgatttgaaGGATAGACCTCAATttaagagaaagaaaacaaag GGTCCAAACCCTCTTTCGTgtctgaagaagaagaaaaaggtcGATCCAAACCAACATCCAGTTTCAGAGAAG GCTGATGATAATACTACTAAAAGGACTCGTAAACGAAAACGGGCACGAAAGGCCAAAACAACTGCAGAGACGGGAGCGCCATAG
- the LOC111805580 gene encoding proline-rich receptor-like protein kinase PERK3: MSRILAAILGGSAGAVALVGLIIVLIRFLARSRNATRTSETGSSDPSIQVGRHVGIELSLRDARRFEMAELALATNDFSDKNLIAEGKFGEVYKGMLHNGMFVAIKKRHGAPSQDFVDEVHYLSSIRHRNFVTLLGYCQENNLQFLIFDYIPNGSVSSHLYGTEQRSAERLEFKIRLAIALGAAKGLSHLHSITPRLIHKNFKTSNVLVDENFIAKVADAGLHNVMGRSSISESSSRATTDEIFLAPEVKEFRQFSEKSDVYSFGVFLLELLSGQKASDAPVSNPNYTLVDWIQSNPKKNDIGSVMDPRLGKKSFTEEGMGEVMHLIAQCVGYSSERRPVMSYVVMELERILEKEMNLTTVMGEGSPTVTLGSQLFKATK; the protein is encoded by the exons ATGTCAAGGATCCTAGCAGCAATATTAGGAGGTTCTGCAGGAGCTGTGGCATTGGTGGGATTGATTATTGTGCTTATAAGATTCTTAGCTCGCTCGAGAAACGCTACAAGAACATCGGAGACTGGCTCTTCGGATCCTTCTATTCAAG TGGGAAGACATGTCGGGATCGAGTTGTCTCTACGGGATGCTAGGCGTTTCGAGATGGCAGAGTTGGCGTTAGCCACTAATGATTTCAGCGACAAGAACTTGATTGCTGAAGGGAAGTTCGGGGAGGTCTATAAAGGCATGCTTCACAATGGGATGTTCGTCGCTATCAAAAAACGGCACGGAGCGCCTAGCCAGGACTTTGTGGATGAG GTACACTACCTCTCGTCTATTCGACATCGAAATTTCGTAACTCTTTTAGGCTACTGCCAGGAAAACAATCTACAGTTTCTCATCTTCGATTACATACCGAACGGAAGCGTTTCTAGCCACTTATATG GCACCGAGCAGCGTTCGGCTGAGAGGCTCGAATTCAAGATCAGACTCGCAATAGCTCTGGGGGCAGCTAAAG GTCTGTCGCATCTTCACTCCATTACCCCGCGTTTGATACACAAAAACTTTAAGACGTCCAACGTACTCGTAGACGAGAACTTTATAGCTAAAGTGGCCGATGCAGGACTTCACAATGTCATGGGACGATCTAGCATTTCAGAATCATCGTCTCGAGCAACAACGGATGAGATATTCCTCGCTCCCGA GGTAAAAGAGTTTCGACAATTCTCTGAAAAGAGCGACGTATATAGTTTCGGCGTATTCCTTTTGGAGTTGTTAAGCGGTCAAAAAGCGTCGGATGCACCTGTTTCCAATCCAAATTATACTCTGGTTGATTGG ATACAAAGCAATCCGAAAAAGAACGATATTGGTAGCGTTATGGATCCGAGATTGGGGAAGAAGAGCTTCACGGAGGAAGGTATGGGTGAAGTGATGCATTTGATCGCTCAATGCGTCGGGTACTCGAGCGAGAGGCGGCCGGTGATGAGCTATGTGGTGATGGAGCTTGAAAGGATACTGGAGAAGGAGATGAACTTGACAACAGTGATGGGAGAAGGGAGTCCAACGGTTACTCTTGGAAGTCAGTTGTTCAAAGCCACAAAGTAA